Proteins encoded by one window of Candidatus Nitrosocosmicus hydrocola:
- a CDS encoding cache domain-containing protein, which yields MIKIPILGVKPINIFLLGSIVLLVVLIPPMSIYAQNSDIQLNNDLSLNSNTTKSEQLEIMGLYSVYQQLEMEITKIMNIAHQSMNLTNTFGSFPVVNLTTDMQQQYRGIPSDQDVEKRNEAKKLLTDNPSLLFVGMNFPNGDTYFSEPYFPSQANSSVSNYGYRDHIIGAQETKQPYLSNVITAASTGKPIAVLATPIFSDKTADSTLVGMLAFGLNFTHFNELLKSKSDNNSTRLLLLDNNGTEISDYDSTSNSNLSESFAVLQSFKNAKEGELGSIMENIDGKNMTISYVPINFAQTKWILLSMAPNN from the coding sequence ATGATTAAAATACCTATACTGGGAGTAAAACCAATCAATATTTTCTTGCTTGGATCTATTGTTTTATTAGTTGTGCTCATTCCCCCGATGAGTATATATGCACAAAACAGTGATATTCAACTAAATAATGATTTGTCGCTAAATTCAAATACTACCAAATCAGAACAACTAGAAATTATGGGACTTTACTCAGTCTATCAACAGTTAGAAATGGAAATTACCAAAATAATGAATATTGCACATCAGTCAATGAATTTGACAAATACCTTTGGAAGCTTTCCAGTAGTAAATCTGACTACAGATATGCAACAACAGTACCGCGGAATACCTAGCGATCAAGATGTAGAGAAAAGAAATGAAGCTAAAAAACTACTAACAGATAATCCGTCGTTATTATTTGTTGGAATGAATTTCCCAAATGGTGACACGTACTTTAGTGAACCATATTTTCCATCCCAAGCGAATAGTTCTGTTTCCAATTATGGATATCGAGATCATATTATAGGTGCACAAGAGACCAAACAACCTTACTTGAGTAATGTCATTACTGCCGCATCAACAGGAAAACCCATTGCTGTCCTAGCAACTCCAATCTTTTCAGATAAGACAGCAGATAGCACACTTGTAGGGATGCTAGCATTTGGATTGAACTTCACTCACTTTAACGAATTGTTAAAGTCAAAGTCAGATAATAATAGTACTAGATTACTACTGCTCGACAATAATGGTACTGAAATATCTGATTATGACTCAACGTCTAACTCTAATTTATCAGAATCATTTGCTGTGCTTCAAAGCTTTAAAAATGCAAAAGAAGGTGAGTTGGGATCCATTATGGAAAATATCGATGGCAAAAATATGACGATTTCTTATGTACCTATTAACTTTGCCCAAACAAAATGGATACTATTATCGATGGCTCCAAACAACTAA
- a CDS encoding alpha/beta hydrolase family protein: MAQSDIQVVKYRDLVIDLGDGVKTNAQLSYPAIGKGSFPAVLLIPGSGAVDMNETLSENTKPFWQISQYLSERGFAVLKFDKRGVGENFTILNSSVWGNNTVNHQIQDGKEALNVLIQQPEVDPNKISIIGHSEGTLYAPRIAIDNSTNISNIILMAVLAQNPLKDVEYYQDVSLPLEYARQVLDKYHTGLISIQEVVTDPLLKNFLLNPSVLHTNDTKTMSASLMNEFGTNSSINIDTQLKPQLIKGYENITAFDSLECNTSGVCPTLWKSFSNMTTNLSSIGNVSNSTSILILNGENDSQTPVQQAFLLHQRLNEVNHTDHILITYPDLGHVFYPSSKWQTGIGPIQPNVLADLYSWLESHSS; encoded by the coding sequence ATGGCTCAGTCGGATATTCAGGTTGTCAAATATAGAGATCTAGTCATAGATTTAGGTGATGGAGTGAAAACTAATGCTCAGTTATCTTATCCAGCAATAGGTAAAGGATCATTTCCTGCCGTGTTACTCATTCCTGGCTCTGGTGCAGTAGACATGAACGAAACCTTGTCAGAAAATACCAAACCATTTTGGCAGATATCTCAATATCTCTCTGAGAGGGGATTTGCGGTACTAAAGTTTGATAAAAGAGGTGTCGGGGAAAACTTTACTATTTTGAACTCAAGCGTATGGGGAAACAATACAGTCAATCATCAAATTCAAGATGGCAAGGAAGCCCTAAATGTTCTCATACAGCAGCCTGAAGTAGACCCAAATAAGATAAGCATAATAGGCCATAGCGAAGGTACACTTTATGCTCCAAGAATAGCCATTGATAATTCTACAAATATAAGCAACATTATACTTATGGCAGTATTGGCTCAGAACCCTTTAAAAGATGTAGAATACTATCAAGATGTTTCTTTGCCATTAGAATACGCTAGACAAGTATTAGATAAATATCACACAGGATTGATATCTATACAAGAAGTTGTAACTGATCCTTTATTAAAGAACTTTTTGTTGAATCCTTCTGTTTTGCATACTAATGATACAAAAACCATGTCTGCTTCTTTAATGAATGAATTTGGTACTAATAGTTCCATCAATATTGATACACAACTTAAACCTCAGCTGATAAAGGGATATGAAAATATCACGGCATTCGATTCGCTCGAATGCAATACTTCTGGAGTATGTCCTACACTGTGGAAATCTTTTTCTAATATGACAACAAATTTGAGCTCTATAGGTAACGTATCTAACTCTACTAGCATTCTAATACTTAATGGAGAAAATGATTCTCAAACTCCAGTCCAACAAGCATTTTTACTGCATCAGAGACTGAATGAGGTAAATCATACAGACCATATATTGATAACATACCCTGATCTGGGACATGTCTTTTATCCATCATCAAAATGGCAAACAGGGATTGGACCTATACAACCTAATGTTTTGGCAGATTTATATTCATGGTTAGAATCCCATTCAAGCTAG
- a CDS encoding class I SAM-dependent methyltransferase, producing MTDMDPVKYKQDQRQGWNNVADGWLKWWNITETAGKTLTKRLIEIAQIKQGSKILDIATGIGEPSITAARLVGKNGHVLATDISSQMLSVAKERSISLGLQDVMDFREGDAETINLPSSTFDAALCRFGLMFLPNVKAGLSNIHYSLVNGGRFAAAVWSSPGKVPFISLPFNILLKETNIPSPPPNAPGPFSLSDEKLLIEYFNNSGFKGVTIERQDMIFNFKSAEEFTNFVCETASPVQLMLSNQSGERKKEILKAIAEAATNNYADKNSDSIRLSNEAICIVGTK from the coding sequence ATGACAGATATGGATCCAGTAAAGTATAAGCAAGATCAACGTCAAGGCTGGAATAATGTAGCAGATGGATGGTTAAAGTGGTGGAATATAACCGAGACGGCGGGTAAAACGCTCACTAAACGTTTGATAGAAATTGCTCAAATAAAGCAAGGTTCCAAGATTCTTGACATAGCGACTGGTATAGGAGAACCATCTATAACGGCAGCACGACTAGTAGGAAAAAATGGACATGTGTTGGCGACAGATATATCATCTCAAATGCTTTCAGTTGCAAAAGAGAGATCTATATCTTTGGGTCTACAAGATGTGATGGATTTCAGGGAAGGAGACGCAGAAACTATTAACTTGCCTTCTTCCACATTTGACGCAGCACTTTGTAGATTTGGTCTTATGTTTTTACCTAACGTAAAAGCAGGATTATCAAACATTCACTACTCATTGGTAAACGGGGGACGGTTTGCTGCAGCAGTTTGGTCTTCTCCTGGCAAGGTCCCTTTTATTTCATTACCATTTAATATATTATTGAAGGAAACAAATATCCCATCACCTCCACCAAATGCGCCCGGCCCATTTAGCCTATCTGATGAAAAATTACTGATAGAATATTTTAACAACTCAGGATTTAAAGGTGTTACTATTGAAAGACAGGATATGATTTTCAACTTCAAATCAGCAGAAGAATTTACAAATTTTGTATGTGAAACAGCATCTCCAGTTCAGCTGATGTTATCCAATCAATCAGGAGAAAGAAAAAAAGAGATATTAAAGGCAATAGCTGAAGCAGCGACAAACAACTATGCTGATAAAAATTCAGATTCAATTAGACTGAGCAATGAAGCTATATGTATTGTAGGAACTAAATGA
- a CDS encoding alpha/beta hydrolase, translated as MSFPAINYSYFFGILLLLVTIVYTSNSMSPLTVFSQDPNTDYNASKSIYIPQTISKESQDFLKDFSQYASVLVTPSPDNLKEWQSLNQQITPMFSEMSKPIVGMYQPNISSTELGGVKVIDIKPKDWIDDDKVLVFVHGGGFTSLSANSTLGFTVPVANKTGLHVISIDYTLAPTSKWDQMTDEILSVIQALVQDKGYSMSDIAMYGDSAGGNLVAGSVLKMRDTGMGMPAAIVLWSPWVDLTGKGDSYITLEGDDPFSSYNATLKNMAGAYANQSEQENPYVSPIYGNFTKGFPPTLLQVGTKEILLSDSVRLYQALEQADIPVKLDIYEGMPHVFQGYMFNTPESNIAIDKMSDFLNEYLKT; from the coding sequence ATGTCATTTCCAGCCATAAATTACTCTTACTTCTTTGGGATTCTATTATTACTTGTGACTATAGTTTACACATCTAATTCAATGTCGCCATTAACCGTTTTTAGTCAAGATCCAAACACTGATTATAATGCATCAAAATCAATTTACATTCCACAAACTATTTCAAAGGAATCTCAAGATTTTCTTAAAGATTTTAGTCAATATGCCTCTGTATTGGTGACACCAAGTCCAGATAATTTGAAAGAGTGGCAATCTCTAAACCAGCAGATCACTCCAATGTTCAGCGAGATGTCTAAACCGATCGTAGGTATGTATCAACCGAACATTTCTAGCACTGAGTTAGGCGGCGTAAAGGTCATTGATATAAAGCCAAAAGACTGGATAGATGATGATAAAGTTCTAGTTTTTGTCCATGGCGGAGGATTTACATCACTAAGTGCTAATTCAACATTGGGTTTCACTGTGCCCGTTGCCAATAAAACAGGATTGCATGTTATTTCTATTGACTATACCTTGGCACCCACTTCAAAATGGGATCAAATGACAGACGAGATACTTTCGGTAATACAAGCATTAGTGCAGGATAAAGGATACTCAATGAGTGACATTGCTATGTATGGGGATTCAGCAGGAGGTAATCTGGTAGCAGGATCCGTTTTGAAAATGCGCGACACTGGAATGGGAATGCCGGCGGCCATAGTATTATGGTCACCATGGGTAGACCTGACTGGAAAGGGTGATAGTTACATTACATTAGAAGGTGATGATCCGTTTTCTTCATATAACGCTACATTGAAGAACATGGCTGGTGCTTATGCCAATCAATCTGAACAAGAAAATCCCTATGTTTCTCCAATATACGGAAATTTCACCAAAGGATTTCCACCAACTTTACTTCAAGTAGGAACTAAGGAGATTTTACTTAGTGATTCTGTCCGTTTATATCAAGCCTTAGAACAAGCAGATATTCCTGTCAAATTAGACATTTATGAAGGAATGCCCCACGTATTTCAAGGTTACATGTTTAACACTCCTGAATCTAATATAGCAATAGATAAAATGAGTGATTTTCTTAATGAATATCTGAAAACCTGA
- a CDS encoding YjcZ family sporulation protein, producing the protein MKSVILVSSVITLTVILFFGSSGILPKSYASINNILTNDFFDMNRQNLVDKQVDTTQLINAAQYLIDGLNRGIIDDKWLEANGLNTDLLDGVETSQLTEATQHVVDGINNGNIDQQWIEDSLASDNVDSGSGYAGGFILILVLFILLVIIGAGFGVGG; encoded by the coding sequence ATGAAATCTGTAATTTTGGTTTCAAGTGTAATCACACTAACAGTAATACTGTTTTTTGGATCTTCGGGTATACTGCCTAAAAGTTATGCCAGTATAAACAATATTCTAACAAATGACTTTTTTGATATGAACCGTCAAAACCTAGTTGATAAACAAGTTGATACTACTCAGCTGATAAATGCCGCTCAGTATTTGATAGATGGATTAAACAGAGGCATAATAGATGACAAATGGTTAGAAGCTAATGGATTAAATACAGATTTGCTTGACGGAGTTGAAACAAGTCAATTGACTGAAGCTACTCAACATGTGGTGGATGGAATAAACAATGGAAATATAGATCAGCAATGGATTGAAGACTCATTAGCAAGTGACAATGTTGATTCTGGCTCAGGCTATGCAGGGGGATTTATTCTTATTCTAGTATTATTCATATTGTTAGTAATAATAGGGGCCGGATTTGGAGTAGGAGGATAA
- the atpE gene encoding ATP synthase F0 subunit C, translated as MAIAIFTGPYFSTYSVSNVHAEPTKNEISLIKEFLGEKLPGVKFMVTPSGFMLSKGIEALQVTPNNNGFTMDNGNSIFKVKYATDGFEVIDEMGNSLTIGETIQGIARNPEIRGALQTAEFIGIGIVEALPIVSVVITFLSMGR; from the coding sequence TTGGCAATTGCCATATTTACTGGTCCTTATTTTTCCACATATTCGGTTTCAAATGTGCATGCGGAACCAACCAAAAATGAAATTAGTTTGATTAAAGAGTTCTTGGGTGAAAAATTGCCAGGTGTGAAATTTATGGTTACTCCCAGTGGATTCATGCTATCAAAGGGAATAGAAGCTTTACAGGTTACACCTAATAATAATGGATTTACAATGGACAATGGAAATAGTATTTTTAAGGTCAAATATGCCACAGATGGATTTGAGGTTATTGATGAGATGGGCAACTCATTGACTATTGGTGAAACAATCCAAGGAATAGCCAGAAACCCCGAAATAAGAGGCGCACTTCAAACCGCTGAATTTATTGGGATAGGTATAGTAGAAGCACTTCCAATCGTATCAGTTGTCATCACTTTTCTGTCTATGGGAAGGTAA
- a CDS encoding cation:proton antiporter, which yields MVYHGLPLFDGQPLVVLDETIKHIGELAAIVILFITGLEITPREFLRGGAASFTIGALGVIVPFAAGFIILTIYGLDSFEVLLIATALTATSIAIYIQVLTELGKMQSKEARLILGAAIVDDILAIAILSVVVTMVQSGDTTPQIMDIAFLILKILGLFAVLLIGAVFLIPRILHREKLWRSRGSIEGITTAIFFGIAGIAAYVGLSPIVGAFAAGMAVASTKLIKQVEEYAQRLQFIFAPLFFAIIGAQVDLRGINLEVLIIAGIIIAIAILSKLVGCGLPSMLFLKDKTKSMRVGIGMVSRGEVGLIVAGVGVTSGVLSTAVYTSIILMVAVTTIITPIWLKKSYKEKLSSDIVR from the coding sequence GTGGTTTACCATGGTTTACCATTATTTGATGGTCAGCCTCTAGTCGTCTTAGATGAAACTATAAAGCACATAGGCGAACTTGCAGCCATAGTTATCTTATTTATTACAGGACTTGAAATTACACCAAGAGAGTTTCTAAGAGGTGGAGCAGCATCATTTACTATTGGTGCATTAGGGGTAATCGTACCATTTGCAGCAGGTTTCATCATTCTTACTATTTATGGGCTGGATTCTTTTGAGGTGTTATTAATTGCAACAGCTTTAACAGCTACTAGTATAGCAATCTATATTCAGGTTCTTACTGAACTTGGCAAAATGCAGTCTAAGGAAGCTAGGCTTATTCTAGGGGCAGCTATAGTTGATGACATCCTTGCAATAGCAATACTGTCAGTTGTCGTTACAATGGTACAATCTGGAGATACTACTCCTCAAATAATGGACATTGCGTTTCTAATACTAAAAATTCTAGGACTATTTGCTGTACTGTTGATTGGTGCCGTTTTTCTCATTCCAAGAATACTTCATAGAGAAAAATTATGGAGATCAAGAGGTAGTATAGAAGGAATTACTACTGCTATTTTCTTTGGAATTGCAGGTATTGCCGCTTATGTTGGCTTGTCTCCAATAGTTGGGGCTTTTGCCGCAGGTATGGCTGTAGCTAGTACTAAACTTATCAAACAAGTTGAAGAATATGCTCAGAGATTACAGTTTATTTTTGCGCCATTATTTTTTGCAATTATAGGTGCTCAAGTTGATCTTAGAGGTATTAATTTGGAGGTATTGATTATTGCAGGTATAATTATAGCGATAGCAATTCTTTCAAAACTTGTGGGATGTGGATTACCGTCAATGTTATTTCTTAAAGATAAAACTAAATCGATGAGAGTAGGAATAGGAATGGTATCCAGAGGTGAAGTTGGATTGATTGTTGCTGGTGTTGGAGTTACGTCTGGAGTTTTATCTACTGCCGTATATACTTCAATAATCTTAATGGTAGCTGTTACTACAATAATTACTCCGATCTGGTTAAAGAAGTCTTACAAAGAGAAATTATCATCGGATATAGTTAGGTAG
- a CDS encoding alpha/beta fold hydrolase, whose amino-acid sequence MNNNANSNKSNGITKTKINTNRDIATNTDSCSNRSRLLEIYVDVFASSIEFYSRLNSAFIDALSVPFTDARNEIKEIKTQVIGDGRNLIFRNYQEQQDFYKNAEKIILSKIRNKFDTNFREKTFLISLSEFMEAHSNLAKATGIGLLYQQIANVNAYWNNMFIEPIRDNMYRTPSHRIHSENKYSLFHYDLPLENLDESGKFEEKADKQRTSDLNSIPEEHSATSVSTPLLIIYAFINRNYILDLLPNFSIVRNFQKQGFDVYTTDWGTPSAFDKELTVGHYVNNYLGNAVDYILNHSNSEKVSLLGYCWGGDLALMYASLYPDKVKNIVTFATPGDFSLDNNLLSIWTKSINADTIVDTFGNTPGAFINSSFLLRSPIDVLHKYPHFFLEGGKPKDLESIMQFFATETWLYDSPPIIGEIYRQFVDDCYKKNLLIKNEMILDGNKKIDLSKIKQPFLNVIAKKDDLVDPASSKAINEVIGSADKSTIEFNSGHVGACISSRAHEELWPKVGDWLKSRQRTR is encoded by the coding sequence ATGAACAATAATGCCAATTCAAATAAAAGTAATGGCATTACAAAGACGAAGATTAATACAAACAGGGACATTGCTACAAATACTGATAGTTGCTCTAATAGATCTCGATTACTCGAAATATATGTCGATGTATTTGCTTCTTCGATCGAGTTTTATTCAAGATTAAATAGTGCATTCATAGACGCTCTTTCCGTACCATTTACTGATGCTAGAAATGAGATAAAGGAAATAAAAACGCAAGTCATAGGAGACGGTAGAAACTTGATATTTCGTAACTATCAAGAACAACAAGATTTTTACAAGAACGCTGAAAAAATTATACTTAGTAAAATACGAAATAAATTTGATACTAACTTTAGAGAAAAAACCTTTTTAATTTCTCTCTCAGAATTTATGGAAGCTCATTCTAATCTTGCAAAGGCCACAGGTATTGGATTATTATATCAACAAATTGCCAACGTAAATGCCTATTGGAATAATATGTTTATCGAACCTATAAGAGATAACATGTATAGGACTCCTTCACACAGAATCCATTCTGAAAACAAATATTCTTTGTTTCATTATGATTTACCTCTTGAAAACCTAGATGAGTCAGGAAAATTCGAGGAAAAGGCTGATAAACAACGAACATCCGATTTGAATTCAATACCCGAAGAACATTCTGCCACGAGTGTTTCTACACCATTATTAATCATCTACGCATTTATTAATAGAAATTACATATTAGATTTACTTCCAAATTTTAGTATAGTTAGAAACTTTCAAAAACAAGGCTTTGATGTATATACAACAGATTGGGGAACGCCTAGTGCATTCGATAAAGAACTTACAGTAGGGCACTACGTTAACAACTACCTTGGCAATGCAGTTGATTATATATTAAATCACTCCAATTCAGAAAAGGTTTCATTACTGGGTTATTGTTGGGGCGGGGATTTGGCTCTCATGTATGCATCACTCTATCCTGACAAAGTAAAGAATATCGTAACATTTGCTACACCGGGTGACTTTAGTCTGGACAATAATCTTTTAAGTATATGGACAAAAAGCATAAATGCTGATACTATTGTGGATACTTTTGGCAATACACCTGGTGCGTTTATCAATAGCTCATTTCTACTTAGAAGTCCAATAGATGTTTTACACAAATATCCTCACTTTTTCTTGGAGGGGGGAAAGCCTAAGGACCTTGAGTCAATAATGCAATTTTTTGCAACCGAGACTTGGTTATATGATAGTCCTCCTATAATAGGCGAAATATATAGACAATTTGTAGATGATTGTTATAAGAAAAATCTTTTAATAAAAAATGAAATGATACTCGATGGAAACAAAAAAATTGATTTGAGCAAAATCAAACAACCATTCTTAAATGTGATAGCAAAAAAGGATGATTTAGTTGATCCTGCTTCGAGTAAAGCGATAAATGAAGTAATAGGAAGCGCGGATAAATCAACTATCGAGTTTAATTCAGGACACGTCGGAGCCTGTATAAGTTCAAGAGCGCATGAGGAGTTATGGCCCAAAGTCGGTGACTGGTTAAAAAGCAGACAAAGAACAAGATAA